A genomic window from Flavobacterium azooxidireducens includes:
- a CDS encoding FecCD family ABC transporter permease, giving the protein MPNKLVTYLLLSILLLIILATVSLFVGVYEFETDVFSILKSFFISSTEVSEADQYILFDLRLPRIVMGILIGSMLSVSGTCMQGMFKNPLATPDLIGITSGATLFAATSIVLGGVLKAFIPESLHFYLLSLMAFLGSLLTMLIVYKIATVNGKTNVVMMLLTGVAITAIGFAFTGFLIYISKEEQLRDLTFWNLGSLAGATWMKNGLLLVVLLISYFFLLGKGKSLNALMLGENDAKHLGVPVEKIKKQIVVFTALMVGTTVAFSGTIGFVGLVIPYILRLIFKSNYQLILPLSAVFGSILLVVADTISRTIVAPSEIPIGILTAMLGAPVFILILIKNKKSIV; this is encoded by the coding sequence ATGCCAAATAAACTCGTTACCTACCTGCTTTTAAGTATTTTATTGCTGATTATTTTAGCAACCGTATCTTTATTTGTAGGGGTGTATGAATTTGAAACCGACGTATTTTCCATCCTGAAAAGTTTCTTTATTTCTTCCACAGAAGTCTCAGAAGCAGATCAGTACATTTTATTTGATTTACGCTTACCGCGAATTGTGATGGGCATTCTTATTGGCAGTATGTTATCCGTTTCGGGAACGTGTATGCAAGGGATGTTCAAAAATCCACTAGCAACTCCCGATTTAATTGGGATTACCTCGGGAGCTACTTTGTTTGCCGCTACTTCCATTGTTTTGGGTGGTGTTTTAAAAGCATTCATTCCGGAAAGTTTACATTTTTATTTGTTGAGTTTGATGGCCTTTTTAGGCTCTTTACTCACAATGTTGATTGTGTATAAAATCGCTACCGTTAACGGAAAAACCAATGTGGTTATGATGTTGCTTACCGGAGTAGCCATTACAGCCATCGGATTTGCTTTCACCGGATTTTTAATTTACATCTCCAAAGAAGAACAACTTCGTGACTTGACTTTTTGGAATTTAGGAAGCTTGGCCGGAGCAACTTGGATGAAAAACGGTTTACTTTTAGTAGTTTTATTGATTTCCTATTTCTTTTTATTAGGAAAAGGAAAATCGTTAAACGCTTTGATGTTAGGCGAAAATGATGCAAAACATTTAGGTGTTCCTGTAGAGAAAATCAAAAAGCAAATTGTAGTTTTTACCGCTTTGATGGTTGGAACGACTGTCGCTTTTTCAGGCACAATTGGTTTTGTCGGATTAGTAATTCCGTATATTTTGCGGTTGATTTTTAAATCCAATTATCAATTGATTTTACCTTTATCGGCTGTTTTTGGAAGTATTTTATTAGTTGTTGCGGACACCATCAGTCGGACGATAGTGGCACCATCAGAAATTCCAATCGGCATTTTGACAGCGATGTTAGGAGCACCGGTTTTTATTCTTATTTTAATCAAAAATAAAAAATCAATTGTATGA